Part of the Arachis hypogaea cultivar Tifrunner chromosome 6, arahy.Tifrunner.gnm2.J5K5, whole genome shotgun sequence genome, aaatgcattgaattcatttctgaatccatatgaacctcaattaaactaaggaggaaaagaaaaaatgcagcaacaacaacagtaataaaagAATAACGATTGAGAGAAAAgatgcagagaagaagaagaaatgcgacgaagaaagaggaagaatgcgaagaagaagaaggaagaatgcGAAGACGAAGAAGGAGGAATacaaagaacaagaagaaggaaTGTGAAGACGAAGAAGAGTGAAGCGCGTGTGTACATGCTGATATAATGAAAGtaatttttgttgagtttgggccaatttagttaaatttagttaCTAAAAAAACTTGAATGTGTAGCTAAcctgataaaaaaattttaactaattctagtttggcaaatttttaatgaattattatCGATCTATCAAGTAGCTCGATCTAAACCCCCtaaattatttattgtaataAACTAACCGCACTTTTGTAGATTTTGGTGGATTTTAAATTATCCAATAAGGTGAATAATGAAATTTGTTGGTGATACGTGACGTATACCTCGGCTGCCACGTAGCATATCGTATACTTCGGCTCTAAACAAAGTCAAATAGATAACAACCCATAAAATCCGGATAAGTTGTGAAAGCTCGGAAACACAACTGACTAACTCCAATGTTATCATCATAGATAACCTCGACAAGAGCGGAGAATTCCGAAATACGCTCCAACCGAACAACCTAAGATGCCTATATAAACAAATGAGCAACCTCGAAGCAAGTCAGGTCACATAACTCACTCTGATTTATTATTATCACTTCTCTTACTTCATATTcttacttgagcgttggagtgctttttgcaggtgctcccgccgCGTTGTTCCAACTCAGCCGACGTATAGCTCTTCCACCCGAACTCGGTCAACACCAGAAGAGATCCTCATACCTCGTCTTCATACGcacggaacatttggcgcccaccgtgggcccTGAATTAACATAACCCCACTATTTTCTCTACCCAattatgtgttcttttcttttgCAGGATTCCCGATCTTCCAACATGGCCGATAATGGAGTTCATCAGCCCACACAAACCGAACTTCTAACACAGATTGTTGAACTCCAAGCAGAAGTTTGAAGGATAGCCGAGCTGTCTGCCCATAACAATGCCGGAAAGAACAAGGAAGGAAACTCCAAAAGCTCGGCCTTGGGTAACACAAACCCTCTAAACATCACCCCGCCAAAGGAGAAGCTGACATTAAACAATCCCTTTTCTGAAGAGATCACCAATTTTCAAATACCAAAGAACTTCGTGTTACCCACATCCCTCGAGCCATACAAGGGGATTGGTGACCCCCGTGCTCATATTAAGAAATTCCAGTCCATGATGTTTTTTAACGGCGCTAATAATGAGCCCATACTTTGTCGAGCTTTTCCCACTTATCTTGATGGTGCTGCTTTACTCTGGTTCTCAAAATTGTCTGCAGGTACAATCTCTTCCTTTGAAGAACTGGCGAGGTCTTTTATCGACTGTTTTGCCGCATCAAGGATATACGTTCATGAATCAGACTACCTCGGCATAATCAAACAAGGACAACACGAAAGTCTAAAAGACTACATGACCCGATTTTCCGAAGCCACTGTGGAGATTCCGGACTTAGACCCCGCAGTCCACTTACATGCACTCAAGACCGGCCTCCGACCCGGAAAATTCCAAGAAACAATTGCAATAACCAAACCAAAGTCACTTGAGGAGTTCAGAGAAAGGGCCACGGGACAAATGGAAATAGAAGAGCTTAGACATGCTCGACGGATCAATAAACCAACTCAATCAAAAGAAGATGACTAGGAGGATCTTTGTGAATCAACAAATTGATCGGCAGGGGACTTATACAGTTATACCCTTCAAGCACTACTAGGCAAAGAACTATGGCTCGAAGATGTACTCTTTTTTCCACTCACACGACTTTTTCCTACACCAGATTTTGCTTGGAGAGCTTTTTAATGAGGTACTTTCATCCTATACCTTTTATATTAAGAGGGTAATTCTCAATAAAGagtatatttttttaacttcatcattctttatttttatttatgcctTTAATTCAGCTATTGTTTACGCTCTACACATATTATGGAAAACTAATATTAAAGTCGGCATACAAAAACAAACTGACAGTTATAAGTCGGAACCAATCTAACAAATCGGCAACCATAAGTCGGAATCAATACAACAAGCCAACACCTATAAGTTGGAATCAATCCAAACAAATCGACACCTATAAGTCGAAATCACTCCaaacaaactgataattataaatttgaatcaATCAAAGCAAATCGACACCTATAAGTCGGCGCCATTCCAACAAACAATCACCTATAGGTTGGCATTAGTCCAACAAACAATCATCTATAAgcttgttaaaaaataaattgaaataagCAACCTATTTTTCCATGACAAACTTGTCCAATTTTATTTTCAAGATTATCAGGTTGATCTTGGGGGCTAATCCTCATATCTCCAAATTATAACACAACCGCATCTCTTCTATATCCTGCCAAGTTAAATCtcaaaagctcaacctgcttctcttaaaaataaataggtcaagcttgggggctatgatctgGTCACTATAACTCGGCGAATACAAGCTATAATTCAGAGATTAGGTCTGATCTATCATTATAAGTCGGCCACATAAGCTATAGCTTGGCCACTTACAAATTCAAAATAGAGCAGTTCGTGATCCATCCGTATAAGTCGGCCGCATGTGCTATAACTCGGCCACGTGCAGCAAATTAAAAAAGAGAAGGATTACTTGTTGATAAACCTAGAAAGACCTTTTCAAAAAATTCACTAAATGATTCTCTGCGAGATTCTCGGACCGTATCCATACCTCATATCTCGGAATGAGGAGAACATATCACAATCAAGTCATATACAAATTTTATATAAACAGAACCAAGTAAATGTAGCAGGATAAGTCCTAACCTCCTCCGGTGTTCCTCGACGGCTGAAGTATAGCTCGGCGTCTGTGCTCTGAGGATAGAAAACTCCACACACGGAAGAAGGAGTTATACCTCGGCACCAGAAGGAGTTATACCTCGGATGAGCCACGTTTTCACGTCAATCATTTCATCCAGCGCGGGAAGCGAAGCACCCATTAAATGCATAATTTTCTCTCTCCTGAAAACCAAGGCTAGCTCGGGGGAAGAAACATCTCCGACAACATATTCGCAAGTCGAGGTACACGAACATATTAAAAGCTCGCCTTTGTTTTCTTACATGCACAAGGCAAGCTTGGGGGATATAATACGTGACGTATACCTCGGCTGCCACGTAGCATACCGTATACTTCGGCTCTAAACAAAGTCAAATAGATAATAACCCACAAAATCTGGATAAGTTGTGAAAGTTCGGAAATACAACTGACTAACTCCAACGTTATCATCACAGATAACCTCGGCAAGAGCGGAGAATTCCGAAATATGCTCCAACCGAACAACCTAAGATACCTATATAAACAAATGAGCAACCTCGGAGCAAGTCAAGTCACATAATTCACTCTAATTTATTATTATCACTTCTCTTACTTCATATTCTTATTTGAACATTGAAATGttttttgcaggtgctcccgccgCGGTGTTCCAACTCAGCCGTGCCGACATATAGCTCTTCCACCCGAACTCGGTCAACACTAGAAGAGATCCTCATACCTCGACTTCATACGCACGGAACAGTTGAATAACCTTAATATTATGCTTTTACACCTTTTTTGTCATACAAAATTTGTTGGTTCATATATATGACATACTTCTTTTATCATTTATGTTAAAGTTACAGCACCAAATGATAAACATCAAACGTTGCCTTTTAGCATATCAATTTTCGTATACCTAAATAtcataattttgtattttaacatcatttttcaCATATTTAACAAACGAAATCATGCCTACTGTGACTAAACCCACGAAGAAATACAAATGACAAGCtatgggaaaaaaaaaaacctgaaatgATTCATTCGTCTGaggacttttttttatattatattattaggtGTGAAATAATTCTCCATGATAAATTAAACTGTGTTAATAAATACTGCTATGGTCACTTACAAAACGTCCGTGATGTTTTGTGTTTttaccattaaaaaatattttttattaaaaaacattAGCGACGTTttgtgttttaataattaaaataatattttttattacaaaacgtcagtgacattttgttattttataattaaattttttggagtaaagtatcatttttgttcttaatgtttGGGATAAGTTCTAAAGTTGTTCCGAACATTTCAAtaatcgttctatttaagtctctatagtttcaaaattgactcaatgttgtcctgctgttagggatccgttaacagaattgacagcggaacaaaattgagacaattttgaaacgttaggaacgtaaataggacgaaaatattagagacaaaaacgatacataaaaattaattttaattttatccttcaataatatcaattttttactgtatatatagtattcaattatttttttaatcacatctaagtaaattacacttattaacattactttcattctaaataaattattttttttataattttactcttaaagatttttagttatcatgaaatatttgtaaaatgactaaTACATAAActtgtagaaaataaaaaatgatatctatacaataaaatataaattataccttttgtctctaatgtatcaatattttttaatgtttaatttaatttaattttatttttaatcacattatttttttaagtgaatttattttttattaagagtaaaattaaataatttcaataattttaatttttaataaacttgaaaaaataattatggtaataataacaactaattaAATTACATCGTGTAATTATTATGATTCggttacttaatttattttctaattttgctcttaataaaaaataaatttacttaaaaataatgtgattaagaataaaattaaaaaaataattgaataattatttatcgaaaaaatttgatattattgaaaaataaaattaaaaataaagtttaactaaattaaacatcaaaaaattttgatacaatagagataaaatgtataatttatactttattgtatatatatcatttttttcgcaagtttatgtactaatcattctacaaatatttcatgattactaaaaatctttaagtgtaaaatcataaaaaaaattatttagaatgaaagtcaTGTGATTAAATGTAATTTACTTAGACACTATACCAAATTGGCCAAATAACTATACTtaatttatgattcttattttaaGGGTCTCTATTAATCAATGTGACACTTATACTCTTAATTTTTAAACCGTCACTAACTCTATATTTCTCtcactctttttctttctttttttaattttctattttttttaaaactgtaTTCACTGTCTCACTACTGATTTAGATGAGATGAAAAGAGATGAGAAATAAAGAAAGTCACGCAACAACCTTCACCACGCTACAGTTCGCCGTTCGTCATTCGTCGTCGTGATTCGCGTTGGACGTTCACTGTCGCGGTTCGCGTTCGCCGTTCACTGTTCACTGTCCTCCGCGTCGTCCTTTCTCTTCCCCTCGAGTGCGAACCCTAAATCCTCATCCAGtgactttttcttctcttccaacCTCAATACTAAACACTGATGTTGAGTATTTAATTGTTCTTCTACTATAATTTTTACCCCTGCAATTCCTTTATTGTTGCTTAATGTTTGTTGTGCTGAAGTTGTTGCAATTGTTTGATCTTGGTGctctattttcttgcaatttaccgtAATGATTATATTCTCATGTTCATATTTGCTATTtttttgaattctcttatttctttttttccgCACTCAACATGTTCGATGAAATGCTTCAACTAGATTTCTTTGAATTCtctctttattatttcttctcttgATTTCTTTGATATTTTTGTGCCTTGATGACATCATGAATCGGTTAGTACTCTTCTTAAATTATGCAAATTGCTACACTAGAAATGAAAAAGCTAATTAGCTAAAAATGCTAATTGGAATAAAATATAAGTAAACTATCTTAAGCTCTAAAATTATAAGCCATACTAGGCGCTGAATTTAGAAAAGTAAGTGCATGTTTGGgtgccattattttgataaaaaagatattttttcaatgaaaaaagatttttttattttgtagtgtgtttgacaaatttttagtagtacaaataaaagcactaaaaaaataaaaaatatcttttttgagaaattacaatttacatctttttttaaaagattttttttttaaaaaaagatgttttataATTATTGATAGACAAAAATATCTTTACTAAAAGTTTAAAAAGACATCTTTTACCCCTTTCTTTCATAGATGAATGTACATCAACAACAAATGCTTGGGTACTAAACTGTGCTTTTTTACATACCTATGCAAATGCGTGATATGCTTATGCAAAATATCtcggtaaaaaaaaaacatagtttACCTTGGATATAAGGCGTTGAGTCTGAAATCAATCCACAGTACTAGACAAACTCAGATTCTCTTCatgctatctttttttttttatctattttgtgTTTTCAATAAATATATGAAAAGTCATTTAACTAATTCATATAAAATCAATGCAACTTTTTTTTTGCTATAATTATAcgtgatattatttatttttgtttttatttttatagatgGATTTATATTTTATACCGTGTTGACCTTAACttgatgttttatattttttaggatTCTGTATCTCATATTTTGGAAATATTATTATGTAATATTTTGCCAAATTCACTATTATAAGAATCATGCAATATTTtgagataaaatttttaatgatttgatataaaatataatcatatataaatataaaaaaatatactagtaacaaaatataaaaaaaataaaaaatctgaaatgattcacaaataaaaatataacatattgGTTTAGCttttgtgaaatatatatatatacatatataaaggttgaaagttaaaatattattgtttttctacaCACTCAACAACAAATCATCAGGTTCTTTTCTTTTATCCTTTCTTCTtcatattgttattattataagctTCATATTAGTGTACGTtattattatttgctttcttttatttcttttacccttttttttcgtattgttattattatttgctttctttttatattttctttgtcTTCATATTACTTTacgttattattatttatttttttatcgttttgtcattattattattaatttatttgtgaTTTTCATTTGGTTTTTTAtcatagtattttatttttatttagtgtgTTATTATATTCacgattattatttatattacaatttattttattaatgttatacattataaaatttgatataatttataatttatatagtaTGGCTCCAAAATTAAATTCAAGAAGAGGTTCTAGTCAAGTGAATATTGAAAACGAAGATGTAACAAATGAAAGAGAAGTAGAAACTGTAAAAACAAAATGGGATGATTGGAATACTGAAATATTTTTTACTATCTGTGTGGAAGAGATACGAAATGATAATAGACTTAATAAACATTTCAGCAAAATTGGTTGAAAAaatctacaaaaaaaaatttagagagagAATAGGACTCCCATATGTACATAGACAATTAAGAAATATATGGGATGCTCTTAAATCTTATTTTCAATTATGGGCTAAATTAGTTGGACAAGAGACTGGTCTTGGTTGGGATCATGAGAAAAAAATAGTGTTAGCTTCTGAATCTTGGTGGACTGATAAAATTAAGGTATGTTAATTTTGCattataaaataatacaataagttaattttatctttaaaatttattagatatcttttatatttattcttttgcaTATTTTAAACAGATTAATCCAGATTTCGCTAAGTTTAAGAATGAAGGTCCTAAATCTTTAGATAGATTTGAACAATATTTCAAGGACATCGTAGCTACTAGTTATAGTGCTTGGGCGCCATCGGAAGATCCAAATCCTGAAGAATTTAATCAGAACAATGAGGATTTTGAGATTGGAGGTGACATGAATTATACAAATGAATTTATTGAAGAAGATATTGCTAATTATATACTTGTTCAAAGCCCTACTAGAGAGAAAAGAAGGAAGATTTCTaacaaaaaatttgagaaacGAGCTGGAATAGCATCTAGATTACAGGACTCACTTGATCATATTTTGGTTGGTGTGGAATCAAAAGCTGCAATTAAGGGAGATGATCCTTGCTCCATAGAAAATTGCATCAAGTTGCTACGCAAATTACCTGGCCTAGAACCATATATTCCAAAGTTCTATTTGGGAATTAGATTAATGGCTAAGCCACAATATAGAGAAACTTTCATTGCATTGAGTGATGTCCCAATCAACAACTTGGATGGCTAGAATCTTTTAAATTGGATGACAGGAACCGtctctaaactttatttttatttatttctgcaTGAATTCTTATTATCGTTATTGTTGAACTTTAATTTAGTGATAATGTTATAATTTGtgttttgattttatattttggaactttattttataatgacatcttgaataatattttttgctttgttatcttatttttcatgttaatttaaattatacagGATGAGTGATTATAAAACAGATAATGATACTGAATATGAAGAACATGAAAAAGATTACGAATCAGCTGCTATATTAGCTATTTGTGGAGTTGCCAATTATTACTTGCGATATGTCCTCAAACAAGAGAAAAGGACTTCAAAACTATCAGGATATCAATGGCTATTAGAATTAAAGGAAGGGAATGAAATGCAATTTTTTGAACAATTTAGAATGAGAAAATCATTGTTTAACCATTTATGCAATGATTTGGTTCTCAATTATGGTTTGAAATCCACACGAGGTGTAAGTGGAGAAGAGATGGTAGCAACATTTTTATACATGCTTGGGCAAGGAGCTTCTTATAGAATATTAGAGGAGCGATTTCAGCATTCAGGTGAAACTGTTTTTCGTCAATTTCATCATGTTCTATCATGTGTGAAGAAATTGGCAAAAAATATTATTAGACCTATTGATCCTAGTTTTGGAGACACACCTAAATATATTATGAATAATGATAGATATTGGCCATATTTCAAAGATTGTATTGGAGCTATAGATGGTACGCATATAGCCATTCATGTTCACCAAGATGAGCAAGTGCGATTTATTGGTAGAAAAGAAAATACTACAACAAATGTAATGGCTGTGTGATTTTAATATGTGTTTTACACTTATATGGGCTGGTTGGGAAGGTTCTGCACATGATACaagaatttttatgaaggctcTTCGaacaaaaaaactaaattttccaCATCCACCAGAAGGTTAGTTACGTCATTTAAGTTTATTTTGAGGTTACATTCATTTTCATGATAATATGTGGcttgatttttgtatattttttaatgtattttaggTAAATATTACTTAGTTGATGCTGGTTATCCAACTTTTAAGGGATTCTTAGGATGTTATCGTCATACAAGGTATCATATTCCACAATTTAGACTAGCACCAAATTTTAGATCAAACAATGAAAAGTTCAACTATTGTCATTCAAGTTTAAGGACAGTAATTAAAGGACTTTTGGAGTATGCAAAGCAAGATGGAAGATACTACAAAACATGCCATTAAGAGCCAAATTTGAAACCCAGCGTGATATCATTGTTGCATGTTTCACCCTTCATAATTTTATAAGAATGATGGATTCTGATGACATAAGTATTTTGCAAAAATTTGAAGTTATTGTTTCATTACAAGCCAATGAAGATGATGGTACTACTATGAGAAATGGATCAACAAATTCTGAAATTAATGAATGGGAAGAACCAACACAAGAAGATGTTCGGACAATGGAAGAAATAAGAGAGAATATAAGAGATCAATTATCGGTTCAAATAAAttagtataaataattatttttcttttattattattaataaactcTTTTATGATTGAATGTccttttaagtaattttattattataaaagtacttttgtatttttgtatcCAAACAAGAACATCTTTTAAATAAGTACTTTTAATTAAagtatccaaatataaaatcatttttacttttgtaaaagatcttttaaaaaaagatcttttttcagaATGACGCCCAAACAAGCCCTAAAGGTGttgaattctttttcaattcacaACATATTAAAAGCATTTGAATGGTAGTTAAAACTCAAATTTGTCGACCAAATGTATATGGCTATATCAACTATCAAGTTAGATAGTCTTCTACAGAGTTTGATTCTTTATCATTGAGTAGATTGCTTGAAGTCTAAAATGGACATCAGTTTAATTCTTCAACATATCTTGGGATACCAACTTGATCCttaattgaattgattattaattTACCCTGTGCATGACAAATTTGGTGTTTAATGTTTTGAGGGACTAATGATATTCTAATTATCTTTGGAGGAACGATT contains:
- the LOC140173610 gene encoding uncharacterized protein; translated protein: MMFFNGANNEPILCRAFPTYLDGAALLWFSKLSAGTISSFEELARSFIDCFAASRIYVHESDYLGIIKQGQHESLKDYMTRFSEATVEIPDLDPAVHLHALKTGLRPGKFQETIAITKPKSLEEFRERATGQMEIEELRHARRINKPTQSKEDD